One part of the Paraburkholderia flagellata genome encodes these proteins:
- a CDS encoding helix-turn-helix transcriptional regulator, translating into MSNIMMPIRKPRSGHSTDENALLLREGEKIVAALGQTLAPLVEVVLHDLTRPEHSVVAIANNLSGRQVGDAATEMGLARITDSGFPEVVANYPNRFPDGRPAKSTSIGLKNSAGEYVAALCLNMDVSLIGAVTAGLGQLIQTSTAAPVTETLAPRAAGCVREALERFAATRNTTPIGMTLAQRREAVRELAANGLLNLRHALADVATTLGVARSTVYTYLPAEERP; encoded by the coding sequence ATGTCCAACATCATGATGCCAATCCGCAAACCCCGTTCTGGCCATTCCACTGACGAAAACGCGCTGCTCCTGCGCGAAGGCGAGAAGATCGTCGCTGCGCTCGGCCAGACGCTCGCGCCGCTCGTCGAGGTGGTGCTGCACGACCTCACGCGGCCCGAGCATTCCGTCGTGGCGATCGCGAACAATCTGTCAGGACGACAAGTCGGCGACGCCGCCACTGAAATGGGTCTCGCGCGCATCACCGACTCCGGCTTTCCCGAAGTCGTCGCCAACTATCCGAACCGCTTTCCCGATGGGCGTCCGGCCAAAAGCACGTCCATCGGCCTCAAGAACAGCGCGGGCGAGTACGTCGCGGCGCTCTGCCTGAACATGGATGTCTCGCTGATCGGCGCGGTAACGGCGGGCCTCGGCCAACTGATCCAGACCAGCACGGCCGCGCCCGTGACCGAAACGCTCGCGCCGCGCGCCGCAGGCTGCGTGCGCGAGGCGCTCGAACGCTTCGCCGCCACGCGCAACACCACGCCTATCGGCATGACGCTCGCGCAGCGCCGTGAGGCCGTGCGCGAACTCGCGGCGAACGGACTTCTGAACCTGCGTCATGCGCTCGCCGACGTGGCCACCACGCTCGGCGTTGCGCGCTCGACCGTCTACACCTACCTGCCAGCCGAAGAACGACCATGA
- a CDS encoding threo-3-hydroxy-L-aspartate ammonia-lyase produces the protein MSTLPITFEDVAAAHERLRGVAHRTPVLTSRTANERTGAQLFFKCENLQRMGAFKFRGAYNAIAQFTPEQKAGGVITFSSGNHAQAIALSARLLGVKAVIVMPHDAPAVKVEATRGYGGEVVFYDRYTEDREALGKRLAAERGLTLIPPYDHAHVMAGQGTAAKELFEEAGELDLLITPLGGGGLLSGCATAAHGLSPACTVIGVEPEAGNDGQRSLKTGEIVHIDTPKTLADGAQTQHLGNLTFAVIRERVSEIVTVSDAELVDTMKFFASRMKLVVEPTGCLAAAAVLHGKVDVRGKRVGVLISGGNVDLLRFAELVQAAG, from the coding sequence ATGAGCACTCTGCCGATTACCTTCGAAGACGTCGCCGCCGCCCACGAACGCCTGCGTGGCGTCGCGCATCGCACGCCGGTTCTGACTTCGCGAACCGCGAACGAACGCACGGGCGCGCAGCTTTTCTTCAAATGCGAGAACTTGCAGCGCATGGGCGCGTTCAAGTTCCGCGGCGCTTATAACGCGATTGCGCAGTTCACGCCGGAGCAGAAGGCGGGCGGCGTGATCACGTTTTCTTCGGGCAACCATGCGCAGGCGATCGCGCTGTCGGCGCGCCTGCTCGGCGTGAAGGCCGTGATCGTGATGCCGCACGACGCGCCCGCCGTGAAGGTGGAGGCAACGCGCGGCTATGGCGGCGAGGTTGTCTTCTACGACCGCTACACCGAGGACCGCGAGGCGCTCGGCAAGCGGCTCGCCGCTGAGCGCGGCCTCACCCTGATTCCGCCCTACGACCATGCGCACGTGATGGCCGGGCAGGGCACGGCCGCGAAGGAACTCTTCGAGGAAGCGGGCGAACTCGATCTGCTGATCACGCCGCTTGGCGGCGGCGGGCTGCTGTCGGGCTGTGCGACCGCCGCGCATGGGCTCTCGCCCGCGTGCACGGTGATCGGCGTCGAGCCGGAGGCCGGCAACGACGGTCAGCGCAGCCTGAAGACGGGTGAGATCGTCCACATCGACACGCCGAAGACGCTCGCCGACGGCGCGCAAACCCAGCACCTCGGCAACCTGACTTTCGCGGTGATTCGCGAGCGCGTGAGCGAGATCGTCACGGTGAGCGACGCGGAACTCGTCGACACGATGAAGTTCTTCGCGAGCCGCATGAAGCTCGTGGTCGAGCCCACGGGTTGCCTCGCGGCGGCGGCGGTGCTGCACGGGAAGGTGGACGTGCGCGGCAAGCGCGTGGGTGTGCTCATCTCCGGCGGCAACGTCGATCTGCTGCGTTTTGCGGAGCTGGTACAGGCCGCCGGTTAA
- a CDS encoding LysR family transcriptional regulator: protein MNARGFDLAQLRTFIAVTEAGSVSAGAERVFLSQSSVSEQLKKLEERVGQPLFVRSKQGMSATPAGAKLLDHARRIVALCDAAFDDMLGRTLDGEVRIAITDYYRPHDVAEIIRRFANQHPRLRLHVTVLPSAVIDSSADDNAYDIGLSLRLMEEGRGTHKSTAIRREKLVWVGAAQTLRERPMLTPPWPLVLLPATCQLQRRVVRLLDEARMPYLISHSASGVAGLQLALKAGLGISCLNESAIGEGLMACPASFGLPALPAAEFHLLPGRPGESAHVTNARAALAELLG, encoded by the coding sequence ATGAACGCACGCGGTTTCGATCTCGCGCAGTTGCGCACATTCATCGCCGTTACCGAAGCGGGCAGTGTTTCCGCGGGGGCGGAGCGGGTGTTCCTTTCGCAGTCGTCGGTGAGCGAGCAGTTGAAGAAGCTCGAAGAGCGCGTGGGCCAGCCGCTTTTCGTGCGCAGCAAGCAGGGCATGTCCGCCACGCCTGCGGGCGCGAAGCTGCTCGACCACGCGCGCCGCATCGTCGCGCTTTGCGACGCCGCCTTCGACGACATGCTCGGCCGCACGCTCGACGGCGAGGTGCGCATCGCGATCACGGACTATTACCGGCCGCACGACGTCGCCGAGATCATCCGGCGCTTCGCAAACCAGCATCCGCGCCTGCGCCTGCACGTGACCGTGCTGCCGAGCGCCGTGATCGACAGCAGCGCCGACGACAATGCCTACGACATCGGGCTATCTCTGCGGCTGATGGAGGAAGGCCGCGGCACGCACAAGAGCACAGCGATACGGCGCGAAAAACTGGTGTGGGTAGGCGCGGCGCAAACGCTGCGCGAGCGGCCTATGCTCACGCCGCCCTGGCCGCTCGTGCTGCTGCCGGCGACCTGCCAGTTGCAGCGCCGTGTCGTGAGATTACTCGACGAAGCGCGCATGCCCTACCTGATTTCGCATTCGGCTTCGGGCGTGGCCGGGCTGCAGCTCGCGCTCAAGGCGGGCTTGGGGATCTCGTGTCTGAACGAGTCGGCGATCGGCGAAGGACTGATGGCGTGCCCGGCTTCATTCGGCTTGCCCGCACTGCCAGCGGCCGAATTTCATCTGTTGCCGGGGCGGCCCGGCGAGTCCGCGCACGTGACGAACGCGCGCGCGGCGCTCGCGGAACTGCTCGGCTGA
- a CDS encoding MFS transporter, which translates to MGRSTTRGAAHRWKVLAVGVAANASFAAALGGIPATGVLIRSGYHIGTGELGVVLGMLGLGIVLSELPWGLLTDRWGDRRVLLTGLTTTALALVAMARWGAPAGAHAPSATMLAVGLLALGLLGGSVNGSSGRAVMAWFATHERGLAMSIRQTAVPAGGGLGALMLPALAEHAGFAAVYGALAFMCAVSTVLTIVWLHEPVHAQDAANTSAASHEPAAAVQRSVSPLGSVSVWRMVTGIGVLCIPQVAVLSFASIFLHDVGHAGTAAVSATLAAVQGGAAFMRVYGGRWTDRHGDRRTWLRGSAALTVALFVVLAALTAFASHTHRANGAFVVLLAAVIVLGGIAASAWHGVAFTELATLAGNGRVGTALAMGNTGAFLAFFVAPSAIPLLLSSFGWPLVWAAAALCAALAWPAFAAPRERSGAGRAGECGQRAHERAAA; encoded by the coding sequence ATGGGACGAAGTACAACGCGGGGCGCGGCACATCGCTGGAAAGTGCTTGCGGTGGGCGTGGCGGCCAACGCCAGTTTTGCGGCAGCGCTCGGCGGCATTCCCGCAACGGGCGTGTTGATCCGCTCTGGTTACCACATCGGTACGGGTGAACTGGGCGTCGTGCTCGGCATGCTGGGACTTGGCATCGTGCTAAGCGAGCTTCCTTGGGGACTCCTGACGGATCGCTGGGGCGACCGGCGCGTGCTGCTCACGGGGCTGACCACCACCGCGCTCGCACTCGTCGCGATGGCGCGCTGGGGCGCACCGGCGGGCGCGCATGCGCCCAGTGCGACGATGCTCGCGGTGGGCCTGCTCGCGCTCGGTCTGCTTGGCGGCAGCGTGAACGGCTCGAGCGGGCGCGCGGTGATGGCGTGGTTCGCCACCCACGAGCGCGGCCTTGCGATGAGCATCCGGCAGACCGCCGTGCCAGCCGGTGGCGGGCTTGGCGCGCTCATGCTGCCAGCGCTCGCCGAGCATGCGGGATTCGCGGCCGTATATGGCGCGCTCGCCTTCATGTGTGCGGTGTCCACCGTGCTCACGATCGTCTGGTTGCACGAACCTGTGCACGCGCAGGACGCAGCGAATACGTCGGCCGCCTCGCACGAGCCGGCTGCGGCAGTGCAGCGCTCAGTCTCGCCGCTGGGCAGCGTGAGCGTGTGGCGCATGGTGACGGGCATTGGGGTGTTGTGCATTCCGCAAGTGGCCGTGCTCTCGTTCGCAAGCATTTTTCTGCACGACGTCGGCCATGCAGGCACTGCGGCAGTCAGCGCGACGCTTGCGGCGGTGCAGGGCGGCGCGGCGTTCATGCGTGTGTACGGCGGGCGCTGGACCGATCGGCACGGCGACCGGCGCACCTGGCTGCGCGGCAGCGCCGCACTCACCGTTGCGCTTTTCGTTGTCCTTGCCGCGCTGACGGCTTTTGCGTCGCATACGCATCGTGCAAACGGAGCGTTCGTCGTGCTGCTTGCCGCAGTGATCGTGCTGGGCGGCATTGCCGCTTCCGCCTGGCATGGCGTTGCCTTCACCGAACTCGCGACGCTCGCAGGCAACGGCCGTGTGGGAACCGCGCTTGCCATGGGCAACACGGGCGCATTCCTGGCGTTCTTCGTCGCGCCTTCAGCCATCCCGCTGCTGTTGTCATCGTTTGGGTGGCCCCTGGTCTGGGCGGCGGCTGCGCTTTGCGCCGCGCTGGCATGGCCCGCATTCGCAGCGCCTCGCGAGCGCAGCGGCGCCGGGCGCGCTGGAGAGTGTGGACAACGCGCTCATGAGCGCGCCGCTGCTTGA
- a CDS encoding response regulator transcription factor — protein MKLRVVLADDHPFVLLGVRSALLVGDDIEVVGEACGAPELLQTLETVPCDVVVTDLNMPPASGEAEDGLRLVRRLRRDWPHIPVVVLTSVANAAILRAVAHAGVIAMLRKTEPLDELAAIVRGAAQGLAHLSPAVERDLAAAACPPDMCVPRLTPRESEVIRKFASGSSITEIARALGRDVRTVSSQKRDAMAKLGVSNDAGLFAFVRAHGLL, from the coding sequence GTGAAGCTACGTGTCGTCCTCGCCGACGATCATCCATTCGTTCTGCTTGGCGTTCGCTCCGCGCTCCTCGTGGGAGACGATATCGAGGTCGTGGGTGAAGCGTGCGGCGCGCCAGAGTTATTGCAGACGCTCGAAACCGTCCCGTGCGACGTCGTGGTCACCGACCTCAACATGCCGCCTGCTTCCGGCGAAGCCGAAGACGGCCTGCGCCTCGTGCGGCGTTTGCGCCGCGACTGGCCTCATATCCCCGTGGTCGTGCTGACCAGCGTTGCGAACGCCGCCATCCTGCGCGCGGTGGCGCACGCGGGCGTGATCGCCATGTTGCGTAAGACCGAGCCCCTGGACGAACTCGCCGCCATCGTGCGTGGGGCCGCACAGGGGCTTGCCCATCTCAGCCCGGCCGTCGAGCGCGATCTCGCGGCCGCCGCCTGCCCGCCCGACATGTGTGTGCCGCGTTTGACGCCGCGCGAATCGGAGGTGATCCGCAAATTCGCAAGCGGCAGTTCGATCACGGAAATTGCGCGCGCGCTCGGCCGCGACGTGCGCACGGTAAGCAGCCAGAAGCGTGATGCCATGGCGAAGCTCGGCGTGAGCAACGACGCAGGACTCTTCGCCTTTGTCAGGGCGCACGGACTCTTATGA
- a CDS encoding response regulator transcription factor — protein MATASRGTMREHDEWRAALAARNMTDTADLAAPVRVIIADDHPLVVYALESMLVNYPNVQIVARARGVPELFEVAQQHVFDLVLMDLYMALPGELDGPDAIRAFRAGFPQKAVVILTMESDASVLRKAIDLDVNAVLSKRDRIDLIPVAIMSAMAREKYVGPVVRDLLTEAARAERREEVYRLLTRREFEVIMHYATGLGVTEIAGLLGRSVKTISAQKCAAMKKLALSNDIELYRFALECGVTQNEQT, from the coding sequence GTGGCTACCGCTTCCCGCGGCACCATGCGTGAGCACGACGAATGGCGCGCGGCCCTGGCGGCGCGCAATATGACCGATACCGCCGACCTCGCGGCGCCTGTGCGCGTGATCATCGCCGACGATCATCCGCTCGTGGTGTATGCGCTGGAAAGCATGCTCGTCAACTATCCCAACGTGCAGATCGTTGCGCGTGCGCGCGGCGTGCCCGAACTGTTCGAAGTGGCGCAGCAGCACGTATTCGATCTCGTCCTGATGGACCTTTACATGGCGTTGCCCGGCGAGCTGGACGGACCCGACGCCATCCGCGCCTTTCGCGCCGGTTTCCCGCAAAAGGCAGTGGTGATACTCACCATGGAAAGCGACGCCTCGGTGCTGCGCAAGGCCATCGATCTCGATGTGAATGCCGTGCTCAGCAAGCGCGACCGCATCGATCTGATCCCGGTCGCGATCATGTCGGCGATGGCGCGCGAAAAGTACGTTGGCCCGGTCGTGCGTGACCTGCTCACGGAAGCGGCCCGCGCCGAGCGGCGCGAAGAGGTGTATCGCCTTCTCACGCGGCGCGAATTCGAGGTGATCATGCATTATGCGACGGGACTCGGCGTGACGGAAATCGCAGGTCTGCTCGGGCGCAGCGTCAAGACGATCAGCGCGCAAAAGTGTGCGGCGATGAAGAAGCTCGCGCTCAGCAACGATATCGAGCTTTATCGCTTTGCGCTCGAATGCGGCGTGACGCAGAACGAGCAAACCTGA
- a CDS encoding response regulator transcription factor — translation MHATRVVREDALCAGEPLRAIVADDHACIRLGVTNLLHATEQALVVGEASDTHALAVQLDMTACDVVISDLCMPGLDGEYGSLTLLRRLAQTRGAPAVVVLSMVSTPHVLTGLVHHGLNVIVDKCDVAHELLLAVAAARVRAPFLSRRVRETLARADATCPPCAGTPSAREWEVFQLYAQGMSICQIAQRFQRSGKTISAQKRSTMRKLGLVTERDLSDFATQVGLT, via the coding sequence ATGCATGCTACCCGGGTCGTTCGAGAAGACGCGCTTTGCGCGGGCGAGCCGCTGCGCGCAATCGTGGCCGATGACCACGCGTGCATCCGGCTCGGCGTGACGAACCTGCTGCACGCAACGGAGCAAGCCCTCGTCGTTGGCGAAGCCAGCGACACGCATGCGCTCGCCGTGCAGCTCGATATGACCGCCTGCGACGTCGTCATTTCCGATCTCTGCATGCCGGGGCTCGACGGCGAATATGGCTCCCTTACTCTTCTGCGGCGCCTCGCGCAAACGCGAGGCGCGCCTGCGGTCGTCGTCCTGAGCATGGTGTCGACGCCGCACGTTCTGACGGGCCTTGTGCATCACGGCCTGAACGTTATCGTCGACAAGTGCGACGTCGCGCACGAACTCCTGCTCGCCGTTGCCGCCGCTCGCGTGCGCGCGCCGTTTCTCTCGCGGCGCGTCCGCGAAACGCTCGCACGGGCCGACGCCACGTGCCCCCCCTGCGCGGGTACGCCAAGCGCGCGCGAATGGGAAGTCTTCCAGCTCTACGCGCAGGGTATGTCGATCTGTCAGATTGCCCAACGGTTTCAGCGCAGCGGCAAAACGATCAGCGCGCAAAAGCGCAGCACCATGCGCAAGCTCGGGCTCGTCACGGAGCGCGATCTGAGCGACTTCGCTACGCAGGTGGGGCTGACCTGA
- a CDS encoding aquaporin produces the protein MKLGRRLAVEGAGTAWLVFAGCAATALNANPPSQGFNVLVVAAAFGLALTVANYAAARAASAHFNPAVTIGYTVSGRFPVRDTGPYLAAQTIGAILGAALLVRVASGRPGFSVAVSDLGSNGYDEHSPSEYALSAVFLLELAVSFVFVLFHLLMSSTVARRKTAALAIGACLAAIYLIAIPVSNGGANPARSTGPALFVGEWALDQLWLFWAAPLLGGAAAGAAYRLVGRRPRVAPTPSRDGV, from the coding sequence ATGAAGCTCGGTAGGCGTTTGGCGGTCGAGGGTGCGGGCACCGCATGGCTCGTGTTCGCCGGTTGCGCAGCCACGGCGCTCAACGCGAATCCGCCCTCGCAGGGTTTCAACGTTCTGGTAGTCGCCGCGGCCTTCGGGCTCGCGCTCACAGTCGCGAACTATGCCGCCGCACGCGCGGCGAGCGCCCACTTCAATCCCGCTGTCACGATTGGTTACACGGTTTCCGGGCGCTTTCCGGTGCGCGATACCGGGCCCTACCTCGCGGCGCAGACCATCGGCGCCATTCTCGGCGCGGCCTTGCTCGTACGCGTGGCGAGCGGGCGCCCGGGCTTTTCCGTCGCGGTGTCCGACCTCGGCAGCAACGGCTACGACGAACATTCGCCGAGCGAATACGCGCTCTCCGCCGTGTTCCTGCTGGAGCTGGCGGTCTCGTTCGTGTTCGTCCTCTTCCATCTTCTGATGTCGAGCACGGTTGCACGCCGCAAGACTGCGGCGCTCGCCATTGGCGCTTGCCTTGCCGCCATCTATCTCATCGCCATCCCCGTGAGTAACGGCGGCGCGAATCCGGCGCGGTCGACCGGTCCCGCGTTGTTCGTCGGCGAGTGGGCGCTCGATCAGCTCTGGCTCTTCTGGGCCGCGCCGCTGTTGGGGGGCGCCGCGGCCGGCGCGGCGTACCGCCTCGTGGGCCGCCGCCCGCGTGTTGCCCCCACGCCATCGCGCGACGGCGTCTGA